A genomic region of Coraliomargarita sinensis contains the following coding sequences:
- a CDS encoding 3-oxoacyl-ACP synthase III — protein MKFNQVAIESIAYALPEEVWTSADVEAKLADVYKRLKLPEGRLELMTGIRERRFWPKGTFPSQASAQAGEAVLAQSSFDRSEIDLLIHSAVCRDRLEPATAAYVHGLLGLPGKTQIFDVSNACLGFLNAMVVAGSMIESGQIERALICSGENGRPLVENTIQQLHDPGLTRKTIKPYFANLTIGAGAVAAVLCRKDLAPASSMQLRAAAVETDTAANELCQGDSSGDALEMLTDSEELLVAGINVAKRNWARFTEVTGWTPGSPDRVITHQVGKAHTRELFGALGLDLAKDFTTFETLGNVGSVSCPITLAYAIEAGAYKAGERAALLGIGSGLSSIMMALEWPDL, from the coding sequence GTGAAATTCAACCAAGTCGCCATCGAATCAATCGCGTATGCCCTGCCGGAAGAGGTATGGACTTCCGCGGACGTGGAGGCCAAACTAGCCGACGTCTACAAGCGACTGAAGTTGCCGGAGGGCCGGCTCGAACTCATGACAGGGATCCGGGAGCGGCGTTTTTGGCCGAAGGGGACGTTTCCCTCCCAGGCCTCGGCTCAGGCGGGCGAGGCCGTGCTGGCCCAATCCTCCTTCGACCGGAGTGAGATCGACTTGTTGATTCACTCCGCGGTATGCCGCGACCGGCTCGAGCCGGCGACGGCCGCCTACGTGCACGGCTTGCTCGGCCTGCCCGGCAAAACCCAGATTTTCGACGTCTCGAACGCCTGCCTCGGCTTTCTGAACGCCATGGTCGTGGCGGGGAGTATGATCGAGAGCGGACAGATTGAACGCGCCCTCATTTGCTCCGGCGAGAACGGCCGGCCTCTTGTCGAGAATACCATTCAGCAGCTGCACGATCCCGGGCTCACCCGGAAAACGATTAAGCCTTACTTTGCCAATCTGACGATCGGCGCCGGCGCGGTGGCGGCGGTTCTTTGCCGCAAGGACCTCGCGCCTGCATCCAGCATGCAACTACGCGCCGCAGCAGTGGAAACGGATACGGCGGCGAACGAGCTCTGTCAGGGAGACAGCTCGGGCGATGCGCTGGAGATGCTGACGGACTCGGAAGAGCTTTTGGTTGCCGGGATCAACGTGGCAAAGCGGAATTGGGCGCGCTTCACCGAAGTGACCGGATGGACCCCGGGGTCCCCGGACCGGGTGATCACCCACCAGGTGGGCAAGGCGCATACCCGCGAACTATTCGGTGCGCTCGGGCTCGATCTGGCAAAAGACTTTACCACCTTCGAGACCCTGGGGAATGTCGGATCGGTCTCCTGTCCGATCACCCTGGCCTATGCCATTGAGGCCGGTGCCTACAAGGCAGGTGAGCGGGCCGCCCTCCTCGGGATCGGAAGCGGGTTAAGCAGTATTATGATGGCCCTGGAGTGGCCGGATTTATGA
- a CDS encoding right-handed parallel beta-helix repeat-containing protein: MRHLFTTPLLLATIICTGAGCSILTSGERSSEIAESSDRTDYYIHPNDGSDARSGLATEEAWRSFAPLNRQELKPGDRVHILAPGHFDQSLRISGSGSRAAPIEVHFAPGRYDFFPENALRRTFNISNTNADPEGEKAIGIFLEQARHVRIHGHGARIVFRGKMIEVCIDRSEDITISDLKFDYHRPTVSEYRVTENDGDHLEIKVHRDSQYEIRDGRLVWIGEGWEKTGNLTQELDPETDVVRRTRKSLQNLQIEEIEPFHLRARGKSDLKAGHIYQVRDTFRDYAAVFTRRSKDIVWKDIHFHFLHGMGLVSQFSENLTFDNVVIAPDPKSGRTTAAWADGIHVSGCRGKVQIKDCSFSGMHDDPINIHGTHLRVVERISDNQIRVRFMHKQTFGFMAFNPGDDITFVRWDSLETYAPNTVEEAELLNPKEMRLTLAQPVPESLREKDVVENVTWTPEVLITGCEVRRTPTRGFLLTTRRKAVIENNKFYRTWMSAILLENDASGWYESGAIRDLTIRGNEFFYCREPVIHINPRNSIENDSVHRNIRIEGNRFWLSDKVAIEARSTKGLTIAGNRFYADQTLDPKEAIRIEDCADVTIRRNESFPIED, translated from the coding sequence ATGCGCCACCTTTTCACCACCCCCCTACTCCTCGCCACGATAATTTGCACAGGCGCCGGTTGCAGCATCTTGACGAGCGGAGAGCGTTCGTCCGAGATCGCCGAATCGTCGGACCGGACCGATTACTATATCCATCCGAACGACGGCAGCGACGCACGCTCCGGACTGGCGACCGAGGAAGCCTGGCGGAGCTTCGCCCCCCTCAACCGGCAAGAACTAAAACCGGGCGACCGCGTCCACATTCTGGCGCCGGGCCACTTCGACCAAAGCCTTCGCATCTCAGGAAGCGGGAGCCGGGCCGCGCCCATCGAGGTACATTTCGCCCCGGGGCGATACGACTTCTTCCCCGAAAATGCCCTCCGCAGGACATTCAACATCTCCAACACAAATGCAGACCCGGAGGGTGAAAAAGCGATCGGCATCTTCCTGGAGCAAGCCAGGCATGTGCGGATCCACGGGCACGGGGCCCGCATCGTTTTTCGCGGCAAAATGATCGAGGTCTGCATCGACCGGAGTGAGGACATCACCATCAGCGATCTGAAATTTGATTACCACCGGCCGACCGTCTCGGAATATCGGGTGACCGAAAATGATGGCGACCACCTGGAAATCAAAGTACACCGCGACTCCCAATACGAAATCCGGGACGGTCGACTCGTCTGGATTGGCGAGGGCTGGGAAAAAACGGGGAACCTGACCCAGGAACTCGACCCGGAAACAGATGTCGTGCGCCGCACCCGAAAATCGCTCCAGAATCTCCAGATCGAGGAAATCGAGCCCTTTCATCTCCGCGCTCGGGGCAAAAGCGACCTGAAAGCCGGCCACATCTACCAGGTCCGGGACACCTTTCGCGATTACGCGGCGGTCTTCACCCGTCGCAGTAAGGATATTGTCTGGAAAGACATTCACTTCCACTTTCTTCACGGCATGGGGCTGGTCAGCCAGTTCAGCGAGAACCTGACCTTCGACAACGTTGTGATCGCGCCGGATCCAAAGAGCGGGCGGACAACGGCCGCCTGGGCCGACGGCATCCACGTCTCCGGCTGCCGGGGCAAAGTACAAATCAAAGACTGCAGCTTCTCGGGCATGCACGATGATCCGATCAATATCCATGGCACCCACCTGCGGGTCGTCGAGCGGATTTCGGACAATCAGATCCGGGTGCGGTTTATGCACAAGCAGACCTTCGGCTTCATGGCCTTCAACCCGGGCGATGACATTACCTTCGTCCGCTGGGATTCACTGGAGACCTATGCGCCGAACACGGTTGAAGAGGCAGAATTGCTCAATCCCAAAGAGATGCGTCTCACGCTCGCGCAACCCGTTCCGGAGAGCCTCCGGGAAAAGGATGTGGTTGAGAACGTCACGTGGACACCAGAGGTCCTGATTACGGGTTGTGAGGTCAGGCGGACCCCGACCCGCGGATTCCTGCTGACCACACGCCGAAAGGCTGTGATTGAAAATAACAAATTTTACCGCACCTGGATGAGCGCCATCCTTCTGGAGAACGATGCCAGTGGCTGGTATGAATCAGGCGCCATCCGGGACCTCACGATCCGTGGCAATGAGTTCTTTTACTGCCGCGAGCCGGTCATCCACATCAACCCGCGCAACAGCATAGAGAACGATTCGGTGCATCGAAATATTCGCATCGAGGGGAACCGGTTTTGGCTCAGCGATAAGGTGGCCATCGAAGCACGCAGCACCAAGGGGCTGACGATCGCAGGAAATCGTTTTTACGCAGATCAAACTCTCGATCCAAAGGAAGCGATCCGAATCGAAGACTGTGCCGACGTGACGATTCGAAGGAACGAGAGTTTCCCTATCGAGGATTGA
- a CDS encoding enoyl-ACP reductase FabI, which yields MSFLNLENKRILVMGVANRKSVAWATTKALEEAGAEVIHSVRSEARLESLQKLLGDRKAYICDVELPEQITALAEQVKADYGALDGIVHSIAFANYSEGFKPFHETVRKDFLQATSISAFSLVEVANAFKPILNEEASVVSIGISSTDVTAENYGYMAPIKAALETCSYNLAKSFGADTRVRFNTVNAGPLKTSASAGIPGYLESYLYAEKLTFRKQNLTTQEVANTAVFLLSSASSGINGQGIVVNAGMDRNYFDKEVVRLAMRPE from the coding sequence ATGAGTTTCCTGAACTTAGAAAACAAACGCATCCTCGTGATGGGGGTGGCCAACCGCAAGAGTGTGGCTTGGGCCACCACCAAAGCCCTGGAGGAAGCGGGCGCTGAGGTTATTCACAGTGTGCGCTCCGAGGCTCGGCTGGAAAGTCTGCAAAAGCTTCTGGGTGATCGGAAGGCCTACATTTGCGATGTCGAGCTCCCCGAGCAGATCACTGCGCTGGCCGAACAGGTGAAGGCGGACTACGGCGCGCTCGACGGCATTGTCCACTCCATCGCCTTCGCCAACTACTCGGAGGGCTTCAAGCCCTTTCACGAGACCGTGAGGAAGGACTTTCTGCAGGCGACGTCGATCTCGGCATTTTCGCTCGTCGAAGTGGCCAACGCCTTCAAGCCGATTCTGAACGAAGAGGCTTCGGTCGTTTCCATCGGGATCTCCTCGACGGATGTAACAGCGGAAAATTACGGCTATATGGCTCCAATCAAAGCCGCGCTGGAGACCTGTTCCTACAATTTGGCCAAATCCTTCGGTGCTGACACCCGGGTCCGCTTCAACACTGTGAACGCCGGTCCTCTCAAGACCAGCGCGTCCGCCGGTATTCCCGGTTACCTGGAAAGCTATCTTTACGCGGAAAAGCTGACCTTCCGGAAGCAGAACTTGACCACCCAGGAGGTCGCTAACACGGCCGTCTTTCTTCTCAGTTCCGCATCCAGTGGGATCAATGGGCAAGGCATCGTGGTCAACGCCGGGATGGACCGGAACTATTTCGACAAGGAAGTGGTCCGGCTGGCCATGCGGCCGGAGTAG
- a CDS encoding 3-hydroxyacyl-ACP dehydratase FabZ family protein: protein MDEILKTIPHRPPFLFLDEIVEVREDGATCKRTIRSDEPQFEGHYPGNPIMPGVLLCEACFQAGAIYLAKQIEKEGRSLNDVTPVLSRIGEAKFKQMVKPGDEITIEVTMKETVSKFHFMKGKVLKEGKPALVIEFALAMLEE from the coding sequence ATGGACGAAATTCTCAAGACCATCCCCCACCGGCCGCCGTTTCTCTTCCTCGACGAGATTGTCGAAGTCCGCGAGGACGGTGCCACCTGCAAGCGCACCATCCGCTCGGATGAACCGCAGTTTGAAGGGCACTATCCGGGCAATCCCATCATGCCCGGCGTGCTCCTCTGCGAGGCGTGCTTCCAGGCCGGCGCGATCTATCTGGCCAAGCAGATCGAGAAGGAGGGGCGCTCCCTGAATGATGTCACCCCGGTTCTTTCCCGGATCGGTGAAGCCAAGTTCAAGCAGATGGTGAAGCCCGGGGACGAGATTACCATCGAAGTGACAATGAAGGAGACCGTCAGCAAGTTCCACTTCATGAAGGGCAAGGTTCTCAAGGAAGGGAAGCCCGCCCTTGTCATCGAGTTCGCCCTGGCCATGCTGGAGGAGTAG
- a CDS encoding carboxylate--amine ligase: MPKPELTEDVLSWRDSELDSVKGTETPKDPNKGYIALLGWSLNAIKAAQKFNRRYIVVAPEWAADYCAANNIPFIPWDFVRLNDRSLEIAERLKAEGVDVAIPLFEETVEWSGAINSVLLNSPRMYGQSILFRDKALMKRRAQLGGIRVGIFEEAHEKDDVVRFMRRVNQTLLKLDGDPDDPIHVKAFDKAGCLGHRMIRTMEEIDYIPAEEYPLLMESHLDGWEFAVEAWVHDGEIKFLNISEYVTLGYSVFVPATEELESWRNAITKQIELLIKTFDIKFGLIHPEYFVTADGEMYFGEVAYRPPGFKAFELIERAYGFNAYQASMLVFDPKSSKEEVEEFFPQEVVDAKGYAGCFGVYPRRRVISKLEMPKECVEHPYYESNELPTPAEDTVPDRSAFGTHWGLVFFFGDDPIKMRDLLKSQEDLDFYV; this comes from the coding sequence ATGCCCAAGCCCGAACTCACTGAAGATGTGCTTTCCTGGCGCGATTCTGAGTTGGACTCGGTGAAAGGAACCGAAACGCCGAAAGATCCGAACAAAGGTTATATTGCTCTTCTGGGCTGGAGCTTGAATGCCATTAAGGCGGCTCAGAAATTTAATCGGCGATACATCGTCGTAGCTCCTGAATGGGCGGCGGATTACTGCGCCGCCAACAATATCCCCTTTATTCCGTGGGATTTTGTCCGGTTAAACGATCGTTCCTTAGAAATTGCCGAGCGACTTAAAGCGGAGGGCGTCGATGTCGCCATCCCACTCTTCGAGGAAACCGTGGAGTGGTCGGGCGCGATTAATTCGGTTCTGCTCAATAGCCCTCGCATGTACGGGCAGTCGATTCTCTTCCGCGACAAGGCACTGATGAAGCGCCGTGCGCAGTTGGGCGGTATTCGGGTCGGCATCTTCGAAGAAGCCCACGAGAAAGATGATGTCGTCCGCTTTATGAGGCGGGTGAATCAAACCTTGCTCAAGCTCGACGGCGACCCGGACGACCCGATCCACGTCAAGGCCTTCGATAAAGCCGGTTGCTTGGGGCATCGGATGATCCGGACCATGGAGGAAATCGATTATATCCCCGCCGAGGAGTATCCGCTCCTGATGGAGAGCCATCTGGATGGCTGGGAGTTTGCTGTCGAGGCCTGGGTGCATGACGGAGAAATCAAATTTCTCAACATCTCCGAATATGTTACCCTCGGTTATTCAGTCTTCGTTCCCGCTACAGAGGAGCTCGAAAGCTGGCGGAATGCCATCACGAAGCAGATCGAATTGCTGATCAAAACATTTGATATCAAGTTCGGACTTATCCACCCCGAGTACTTTGTGACTGCCGACGGTGAAATGTACTTTGGTGAGGTGGCCTACCGCCCGCCCGGGTTCAAGGCCTTCGAGCTGATCGAGCGGGCCTATGGCTTCAACGCCTATCAGGCCTCTATGTTGGTCTTCGACCCGAAAAGCAGTAAAGAGGAGGTGGAAGAATTCTTCCCGCAGGAGGTCGTTGATGCCAAGGGCTATGCCGGTTGCTTCGGGGTTTATCCAAGACGCCGCGTCATCAGCAAACTGGAGATGCCGAAAGAATGCGTCGAGCACCCGTACTACGAATCAAACGAGTTGCCCACTCCGGCCGAAGACACTGTTCCTGATCGATCCGCATTCGGCACTCACTGGGGCTTGGTTTTCTTTTTCGGCGACGACCCGATTAAAATGCGCGATCTGTTGAAGTCCCAGGAGGATCTGGACTTTTACGTCTAG
- a CDS encoding zinc-binding metallopeptidase family protein: protein MHVFSNPIGAGTLWFNDLTTPEGAPVAYDPQARAFLPVPPFCINRERIGCNWIAPEKGAFCKACAMTELAPDPEIPNSIENWAETEAAKRWVLDNLGRWHWFRPEDPGARPRFHMLVDGHTPAAMGHSDGVVTISVSEADPVVRVTRREALDEPYRTMIGHMRHEIAHMLWWRLSLREDFLDAFREMFGDERVDYAAALQKHYESGPLEGWETHYLTSYASSHPHEDWAETVAHLIHLTDITDSFVATGLTSPEMPVGYSWDPYAEPDTGKLVHVAASLATRMNHVNRSMGLAELYPFVLSKTAHRKLAFVHDWLRRGAHGR from the coding sequence ATGCATGTATTTTCCAATCCGATTGGTGCGGGTACTTTATGGTTCAACGACCTGACGACGCCTGAGGGCGCACCGGTGGCTTATGATCCGCAGGCTCGTGCGTTTTTGCCGGTGCCGCCTTTCTGTATTAACCGCGAGCGCATTGGATGTAATTGGATTGCTCCGGAGAAGGGAGCCTTCTGTAAGGCTTGCGCGATGACCGAACTGGCACCGGATCCGGAGATTCCCAACTCAATCGAAAATTGGGCGGAAACGGAAGCGGCGAAACGCTGGGTGTTGGACAACCTTGGTCGATGGCATTGGTTTCGGCCGGAGGATCCCGGGGCAAGACCGCGATTTCACATGCTGGTTGACGGCCACACGCCGGCCGCCATGGGCCACAGTGATGGCGTTGTGACAATCAGTGTGTCCGAGGCAGATCCCGTTGTGCGTGTGACCCGCAGGGAAGCTTTGGATGAACCCTACCGGACGATGATCGGGCACATGCGCCACGAGATTGCGCACATGCTTTGGTGGCGGCTCAGCCTGCGCGAAGATTTTCTCGACGCTTTCAGGGAAATGTTCGGTGACGAGCGGGTTGATTACGCTGCGGCGCTCCAAAAACATTACGAATCAGGACCCCTTGAAGGATGGGAAACACACTACCTGACTTCATATGCCTCATCTCATCCGCACGAAGACTGGGCGGAAACTGTAGCACATTTGATTCACCTGACGGATATTACTGATAGTTTCGTGGCCACCGGCCTCACTTCCCCGGAGATGCCGGTCGGGTACAGTTGGGACCCATATGCTGAGCCGGATACCGGTAAGCTTGTGCACGTTGCCGCCTCGCTCGCGACGCGGATGAATCACGTCAATCGCTCCATGGGACTGGCCGAACTGTATCCCTTTGTTCTGTCGAAGACGGCCCACCGGAAACTGGCTTTTGTCCACGATTGGCTGCGCCGTGGTGCTCACGGTCGCTGA